One stretch of Niallia sp. XMNu-256 DNA includes these proteins:
- a CDS encoding CBS domain-containing protein — MKAHQIMKKRVIKVKERDNMQAVIEKFLYYGISGVPVVNDRNEIAGYVSIEDVLRYIGKPNDLIFGTPFFTGHYQIEEGNFVDRAQKIRKMNVMELAQTKVYKVAWDEDIETITGIFTKGRAKKVMVERMGVLIGIISRNDVIHHSFKTITEYNRNDGALSKTKVYCFE, encoded by the coding sequence ATGAAGGCACATCAAATCATGAAGAAGCGAGTGATTAAGGTAAAAGAACGGGATAATATGCAAGCTGTAATTGAAAAGTTTCTTTATTATGGGATTAGCGGTGTCCCTGTAGTAAATGATCGAAATGAAATTGCAGGATATGTAAGTATTGAGGATGTTCTGCGTTATATAGGTAAGCCCAATGATCTTATTTTTGGAACACCATTCTTTACGGGTCATTATCAAATTGAAGAAGGAAATTTTGTAGATCGAGCTCAAAAGATTAGAAAAATGAATGTAATGGAGCTTGCCCAAACAAAGGTTTATAAAGTGGCATGGGATGAAGATATTGAAACGATTACCGGCATTTTTACTAAAGGAAGAGCAAAGAAGGTAATGGTAGAAAGAATGGGGGTTTTAATAGGAATCATTAGTCGAAACGATGTGATACATCACAGCTTTAAAACTATAACTGAATATAATAGGAACGACGGAGCTTTGTCTAAGACTAAGGTATATTGTTTTGAGTAA
- a CDS encoding GerAB/ArcD/ProY family transporter, translating into MNSTVKENKMVSPYFLFFLMHSAQTGVVALTFQSQIVKGAGHNAWLSVLAIGFVMHVIFIMMLSILKHSSAGDILSFHKDVFGKVFGGMLNIFLAGYFLISSLFALYTYIDLLQVWVFDGIPSWEFSLLFSFLIFYIVAGGFRIITAIAFFGVIIPSFMILSLLYLLSYVELSYLQPIYLQGVKDHFISAREAVPVYLGFENVLVFFPFIKDKVSSQRWGHFGLLFTTFLYTIIAVMTFIFFPLGKLERLTWPTLTMIKIIKLPFLERFEFIFIFTWLLAVMPVICIYLWSAIRSIKMTIPKIKPTYVLIGILVVFHFVNSMLIDIQFSFIWARLYANYGTIFLFGYIPLLFLIAVVRKKLKGA; encoded by the coding sequence ATGAACTCAACGGTAAAAGAAAATAAAATGGTATCGCCCTACTTTCTGTTCTTTTTAATGCATTCCGCACAAACAGGGGTTGTTGCCCTAACCTTTCAATCCCAGATCGTAAAAGGAGCAGGCCATAATGCTTGGCTTTCTGTTTTAGCAATAGGTTTCGTCATGCATGTAATTTTTATCATGATGTTATCTATTTTAAAGCACTCTAGTGCCGGTGATATTCTATCTTTCCATAAGGATGTGTTTGGAAAGGTTTTTGGAGGAATGTTAAATATCTTCCTAGCAGGTTACTTTTTAATTTCTAGTCTTTTTGCATTATATACCTATATTGATCTTCTTCAGGTTTGGGTATTTGATGGAATTCCAAGCTGGGAATTTTCTTTGCTATTTTCTTTTCTCATTTTTTACATTGTTGCAGGAGGATTTAGGATTATCACAGCTATTGCTTTTTTTGGAGTCATCATTCCTAGCTTCATGATTCTTTCTTTGCTATATTTACTTAGTTATGTTGAACTTTCCTATCTCCAGCCCATTTATCTACAGGGAGTAAAAGACCATTTCATTTCAGCAAGAGAAGCTGTACCAGTTTATCTAGGATTTGAGAATGTTCTCGTTTTTTTTCCCTTTATTAAAGATAAAGTAAGTTCCCAAAGATGGGGGCATTTTGGCTTATTATTTACTACGTTCTTATATACAATTATTGCGGTTATGACGTTCATCTTTTTTCCGCTAGGCAAGCTTGAACGTTTAACATGGCCGACTTTAACAATGATTAAAATTATTAAACTGCCATTTTTAGAGAGATTTGAGTTTATCTTTATTTTTACATGGCTATTAGCAGTCATGCCTGTTATTTGCATTTATCTATGGTCAGCAATTCGTTCGATTAAAATGACGATTCCTAAAATAAAACCGACATATGTATTAATTGGAATACTTGTCGTTTTTCATTTTGTAAACAGTATGTTAATCGACATTCAATTTTCGTTTATTTGGGCTCGATTATACGCAAACTATGGAACGATTTTCCTCTTTGGCTACATACCTCTCCTCTTTTTGATTGCAGTTGTGAGAAAAAAATTGAAAGGAGCTTAA
- a CDS encoding ribonuclease H family protein, with amino-acid sequence MGKNSKKYYVVWRGNKEGIYGTWEECKQQVQGVPGAKYKAFPTLEEAELAFKNGWESRPKRSQKPKGNAQQTSKLIGPSSYIEESISVDAACSGNPGAMEYKGVYTKTGQVLFHFGPILGTNNIGEFLAIVHGLGFLKQREMDVPIYSDSLTALKWVRNKKANTSLKRNKDTEQVWILIERAEKWLKDNDYKNQLLKWETEKWGEVKADFGRK; translated from the coding sequence ATGGGAAAAAACTCTAAAAAATACTATGTCGTCTGGAGGGGAAACAAAGAAGGGATCTATGGAACATGGGAAGAATGTAAACAGCAAGTACAAGGTGTACCGGGAGCTAAATACAAAGCTTTCCCCACATTAGAAGAAGCAGAACTGGCATTCAAAAATGGTTGGGAGAGCAGACCAAAACGATCCCAAAAGCCGAAAGGAAATGCACAACAAACATCCAAACTTATAGGCCCATCCTCGTATATAGAAGAAAGTATATCTGTAGATGCGGCTTGTAGCGGGAATCCAGGAGCAATGGAATACAAAGGGGTTTATACAAAAACAGGCCAAGTTTTATTTCACTTTGGACCAATTCTAGGAACGAATAATATTGGTGAATTTCTGGCGATTGTCCATGGACTAGGCTTTTTAAAACAACGGGAAATGGATGTCCCAATCTATTCTGATTCCTTAACTGCCTTAAAATGGGTAAGAAACAAGAAAGCGAACACTTCACTAAAAAGAAATAAAGATACTGAGCAAGTATGGATATTGATTGAAAGAGCAGAAAAATGGCTAAAAGACAATGATTATAAGAATCAACTATTAAAATGGGAAACCGAAAAATGGGGAGAAGTGAAAGCGGATTTTGGCAGAAAGTAA
- a CDS encoding NAD(P)-dependent oxidoreductase — MKIGIIGASGKVGSLILRESVERGHKVTAIVRNASKLRDLNVPTIEKDIFDLTTEDLKSFDVVVNAFGAPLGEEQAHVDAGHALIKAVKGIDTRIIVVGGAGSLYVDEQKTVELIDTPEFPDIVKPTAKGQARNLQELKGTTDLTWTFISPSAVFDPEGKRTGSYQLGKDHLLVNSKGESYISYSDYAIAVVDEIENPKHLNERFTVVGEKE; from the coding sequence ATGAAAATTGGAATTATCGGAGCAAGTGGAAAAGTAGGTAGTCTCATCTTAAGAGAATCGGTTGAAAGAGGGCATAAGGTTACTGCTATTGTAAGAAATGCCTCTAAACTTAGAGATTTGAACGTACCAACCATAGAAAAAGATATATTTGATCTAACTACGGAAGATCTTAAATCCTTTGACGTGGTCGTGAATGCATTCGGTGCTCCCCTTGGGGAAGAACAAGCCCATGTGGATGCAGGTCATGCTTTAATAAAAGCGGTTAAAGGAATAGACACAAGAATCATTGTGGTAGGTGGAGCTGGAAGTTTATATGTGGATGAACAGAAAACGGTTGAACTTATCGATACGCCTGAATTTCCAGATATCGTAAAACCAACAGCAAAAGGCCAGGCAAGAAATCTGCAAGAATTAAAAGGAACAACGGATCTAACATGGACATTTATCAGTCCTTCAGCGGTTTTTGATCCAGAAGGAAAAAGAACGGGATCCTATCAATTAGGAAAAGACCACCTTCTAGTGAATTCAAAAGGAGAAAGTTATATCAGCTATTCCGACTATGCAATTGCTGTAGTAGATGAAATTGAGAATCCAAAGCACCTTAATGAAAGGTTTACAGTAGTGGGTGAAAAAGAATAA
- a CDS encoding cell wall hydrolase → MARIAYRSKDVDLMARMMRAEAEGEGKQGMLYVGNVIVNRVVADCTDFKELTNVEQVIFHVQGGNYSFEAVQKGNVFYQRPRESERRLARQNLEFWRDHPAKYALWYFNPYAPCPPTWYDQPFTGQFKLHCFYEPIAGTCESVYRG, encoded by the coding sequence ATGGCAAGAATCGCATATCGAAGTAAAGATGTAGACTTAATGGCCAGGATGATGAGGGCAGAAGCAGAAGGTGAAGGCAAACAAGGAATGCTCTATGTTGGCAATGTTATAGTTAATCGAGTAGTAGCCGATTGTACTGACTTTAAAGAATTGACAAACGTAGAACAAGTTATTTTTCATGTGCAAGGTGGAAATTATTCGTTTGAAGCCGTGCAAAAAGGCAATGTTTTTTATCAAAGGCCTAGAGAATCAGAAAGGAGATTAGCCAGACAGAATTTGGAGTTTTGGAGAGACCATCCTGCCAAATATGCACTTTGGTACTTTAATCCATATGCTCCATGTCCTCCAACATGGTATGACCAGCCTTTTACAGGTCAATTTAAGCTGCATTGTTTTTATGAACCAATCGCTGGAACATGTGAAAGTGTTTATAGGGGATAA
- a CDS encoding GntP family permease produces the protein MLSMIGLIGGLAILIFLTMRGMNLLIAGPLSALFVAVLSGMPLFPQLVAEGEANFVGNYMTGFTGFVTSWYLMFLLGAIFGKLMEDCGAASSVSEWIVGKLGMKNAVLAIVIACAVLTYGGVSLFVVAFCVYPMALSLFKQADLPRRFIPGALAFGSVTFTMTSAGSPEIQNWIPIEYLGTTPYAGWEVSAIVAVFMAVFGYWWLKRMIAKAVAKGERFISRDSDPAAAENRALPNPIMSLIPLLVVLVVSFIFHDALMQSALIIALLGGCIATYILNRKYFQSFWNAVSDGTTGALIAIANTAAVVGFGGVAKAVPAFETAVNAMTNIPGSPLIGGAIAVSVIAGMTGSSSGGQAIALPLLAPHYMDMGVNTEALHRVVSISSGALDSLPHNGYVVTTIRGICGESHQEAYNAVGALTVIVPALGTILAIILFSFGLGI, from the coding sequence ATGTTAAGCATGATTGGGTTAATTGGTGGTCTTGCAATTCTCATTTTCCTGACAATGAGAGGGATGAATCTTCTGATTGCTGGTCCACTAAGTGCTTTATTTGTTGCCGTCTTAAGTGGAATGCCCCTATTTCCGCAATTAGTGGCGGAAGGAGAGGCAAATTTTGTTGGAAATTATATGACCGGATTTACAGGATTTGTGACCTCTTGGTACCTCATGTTCTTACTGGGAGCAATATTTGGAAAGTTGATGGAGGACTGCGGGGCAGCGAGTAGTGTATCAGAGTGGATCGTTGGCAAGCTTGGCATGAAAAATGCAGTGTTAGCCATCGTCATTGCCTGTGCAGTATTAACGTATGGTGGAGTCAGTTTGTTTGTTGTTGCTTTCTGTGTCTACCCAATGGCTTTAAGTTTATTTAAACAAGCTGATCTGCCACGGCGTTTTATTCCTGGAGCATTGGCTTTTGGTTCCGTGACTTTTACAATGACATCTGCCGGTTCACCGGAAATTCAAAACTGGATTCCCATTGAATATTTAGGCACTACTCCTTATGCAGGCTGGGAAGTTAGTGCAATCGTTGCTGTATTTATGGCTGTTTTTGGATATTGGTGGCTTAAACGAATGATCGCTAAAGCGGTCGCAAAGGGGGAGCGTTTCATTAGTCGAGACAGTGACCCGGCCGCAGCTGAAAACCGCGCACTGCCAAATCCAATAATGAGTTTAATTCCTTTGCTTGTTGTATTAGTGGTTTCATTTATTTTCCATGATGCTTTAATGCAATCCGCTTTAATTATCGCACTATTAGGTGGGTGTATTGCAACATACATCTTGAATCGTAAATACTTTCAATCCTTTTGGAATGCTGTTTCGGATGGAACAACAGGAGCCCTTATTGCTATTGCTAACACAGCAGCGGTAGTAGGTTTCGGTGGGGTTGCAAAAGCAGTGCCAGCCTTCGAAACCGCAGTAAATGCCATGACAAATATCCCGGGAAGTCCATTAATTGGGGGGGCGATTGCAGTTAGTGTTATTGCAGGGATGACGGGATCTTCATCCGGCGGTCAGGCCATTGCCTTGCCACTTCTTGCCCCGCATTATATGGATATGGGAGTTAATACAGAAGCCTTGCACCGCGTCGTTTCAATTTCGTCAGGTGCGCTCGATTCTCTTCCGCACAATGGCTATGTTGTCACAACGATTAGAGGGATTTGTGGGGAGTCCCATCAAGAAGCATATAATGCAGTAGGGGCATTAACAGTAATTGTCCCTGCACTTGGAACCATCTTAGCGATTATTCTCTTCTCTTTTGGTTTAGGAATTTAA
- a CDS encoding VOC family protein: MGFHSKPTTFVGHVKIKVENLERSLTFYREVLGLDILEQTSSAARLTTDGKTSILSLEQPENVIAKQGRATGLYHFAILLPERSDLADIVVHLIDKGIRFGASDHLVSEALYLDDPDGNGIEIYSDRDPSTWKWEGNNVAMTTIRLDIENLLTCAKSGKAWKGMPEGTVMGHIHLHVADLDQAEEFYIKGLGLDVVSRFAGQALFMSDEKYHHHVAVNVWSGVGAPRPAENSVGLESFTLVYADEEARQAAINQLQQIGASVLKEENEWITQDPSGNRVVLAI; this comes from the coding sequence ATGGGATTTCACTCAAAACCAACCACATTCGTAGGACATGTAAAAATTAAGGTAGAGAATTTAGAGCGTTCATTAACATTTTATCGAGAAGTTCTTGGCCTCGATATTTTAGAGCAAACTTCTTCAGCAGCAAGACTAACAACAGATGGAAAAACGAGTATTTTATCGTTGGAACAACCTGAAAATGTAATCGCTAAACAAGGGAGAGCAACAGGTTTGTATCATTTTGCGATCCTTCTACCAGAGAGATCTGATTTAGCTGATATCGTTGTTCATTTAATTGATAAGGGTATCCGATTTGGAGCTTCGGACCATTTAGTAAGTGAAGCGTTGTATTTGGATGATCCAGATGGAAATGGGATTGAAATTTATAGTGACAGAGATCCTTCGACATGGAAATGGGAAGGGAATAATGTGGCCATGACAACGATTCGGCTCGATATAGAGAATCTGTTGACGTGCGCCAAGTCTGGAAAAGCTTGGAAAGGAATGCCTGAAGGAACTGTGATGGGTCATATCCATTTACATGTTGCCGATTTAGATCAAGCAGAGGAATTCTATATAAAGGGTCTTGGACTAGACGTGGTCAGTCGATTTGCTGGTCAGGCACTCTTCATGTCCGATGAAAAGTACCATCATCATGTTGCGGTTAATGTATGGAGTGGAGTTGGGGCTCCAAGACCTGCAGAAAATAGTGTTGGTCTCGAATCATTTACACTTGTTTATGCAGATGAGGAAGCACGCCAAGCCGCCATTAACCAATTGCAACAGATTGGGGCATCGGTTTTAAAAGAAGAGAATGAATGGATCACTCAGGATCCTTCCGGTAATCGGGTCGTATTAGCTATTTAA
- a CDS encoding LLM class flavin-dependent oxidoreductase, which translates to MIEERNKDFEIGIYTLADIGPDPLSGETPNPKQRLDEIIKAAVLTEEAGLDVFGIGEHHRLDYAVSSPAIVLAAIAQATQKIKLTSATSVLSTLDPVRLFEDFATLDLISNGRAEILAGRGAFIESFPLFGYRTDDYDELFTEHMELLLQLNKNEKVTWSGKFRPSLKEAEISPRPIQSQIPIWIGVGGSPESAVRAGTFGVGMALAILGGDPKRFKPLVDLYHQAAMKADHSPEVLRVGVTGHAFIAETTQQAKDEFYPYYSNYWYYVNRQRGLGMKMSREEFEQMAGQDTALFVGSPDQIVEKVLRQHELFGHTRFLAQVDIGGLPFEKVARSIELLATKVAPKIRQAIS; encoded by the coding sequence TTGATCGAAGAAAGGAACAAGGACTTTGAAATTGGCATTTATACACTAGCCGATATTGGACCAGATCCTCTGTCTGGTGAGACGCCAAATCCGAAGCAGAGATTAGATGAAATTATTAAGGCTGCAGTGTTGACTGAAGAAGCTGGACTAGATGTGTTTGGGATAGGGGAACATCATCGACTCGATTATGCGGTCTCATCTCCTGCGATCGTACTAGCAGCGATTGCCCAAGCAACACAGAAAATTAAATTAACGAGCGCGACAAGTGTGTTAAGTACATTGGATCCTGTTCGTCTATTTGAAGATTTTGCAACTTTGGATTTAATCTCAAATGGACGTGCTGAAATTTTGGCAGGACGCGGGGCCTTTATCGAATCGTTTCCACTTTTTGGTTATCGAACGGATGATTATGATGAACTTTTCACAGAACATATGGAGTTGCTTTTACAACTAAATAAAAATGAAAAAGTTACATGGTCGGGAAAGTTTCGCCCTTCATTAAAAGAAGCTGAAATATCTCCACGACCAATTCAAAGTCAAATTCCTATTTGGATCGGTGTAGGTGGTTCCCCTGAGAGTGCGGTAAGAGCAGGTACATTCGGTGTTGGAATGGCACTGGCCATTTTAGGTGGGGATCCTAAACGGTTTAAACCGCTTGTCGATCTTTACCATCAAGCGGCTATGAAGGCTGACCATTCTCCAGAAGTGTTGAGAGTAGGTGTAACTGGACATGCCTTTATCGCAGAAACCACCCAGCAGGCAAAGGATGAGTTTTATCCGTATTATTCAAATTATTGGTATTATGTGAATCGGCAACGTGGTCTTGGCATGAAAATGTCAAGGGAAGAATTTGAACAAATGGCTGGTCAGGATACAGCATTGTTTGTAGGAAGCCCAGACCAAATCGTTGAAAAAGTCCTTCGTCAACATGAATTATTTGGCCACACCCGATTCCTTGCCCAAGTAGATATCGGTGGACTCCCATTTGAGAAAGTTGCAAGAAGTATTGAATTATTAGCAACCAAAGTAGCACCGAAAATTAGGCAAGCAATCAGTTAA
- a CDS encoding LysM peptidoglycan-binding domain-containing protein, translating into MSIVLKKNYIYTVKKGDTLYSIAQKFGSSVDAIRRANHLYSKIIDPNLIYPGIVLVVPSLSETGNVIYMVQSGDTVAEIASRCSTSVDLVAGINDLDNPNLIFLNQPLRLPAFVYEVQKGDSLALISKKFGIPISNISGANQKRLVYQLDLIWEGFHLIMPLPTSQNMVVWSPLPGTTMVDGQRLEGQARAFEANVLSLLRDNNGTVVSSERSIMADNGAPKYGNFTSTLPFNKTPTSDSGELWVYTRSAETGGIRDLIKTKVYF; encoded by the coding sequence ATGTCCATAGTTTTAAAGAAAAATTATATTTATACAGTAAAAAAAGGCGATACATTATATTCTATTGCTCAAAAATTTGGTAGTTCTGTTGATGCCATCCGACGAGCAAATCATTTATATAGTAAGATAATCGATCCGAATCTTATTTATCCTGGAATTGTTCTTGTCGTTCCTAGTCTTTCAGAAACCGGAAATGTAATTTATATGGTTCAATCCGGAGACACAGTTGCTGAGATTGCCTCTCGTTGCAGCACGTCTGTTGATTTAGTTGCTGGTATTAATGATTTAGATAACCCCAACTTAATTTTCCTCAATCAACCATTACGATTACCTGCATTTGTATATGAAGTACAAAAAGGTGATTCCCTAGCATTGATTTCGAAAAAGTTTGGCATTCCCATATCAAACATATCAGGAGCAAACCAGAAACGGCTCGTTTATCAATTGGATCTCATTTGGGAAGGATTTCATCTCATTATGCCTTTACCAACCTCGCAAAATATGGTCGTTTGGTCTCCACTTCCAGGAACAACAATGGTGGATGGTCAACGATTAGAAGGTCAAGCAAGAGCGTTCGAAGCCAATGTTTTATCTTTGTTAAGAGACAATAACGGTACGGTTGTTTCTAGCGAACGTTCTATAATGGCTGATAATGGGGCACCTAAATACGGTAATTTCACAAGTACTTTACCATTCAACAAGACTCCTACCTCAGATTCTGGTGAACTATGGGTTTACACAAGAAGTGCTGAAACAGGTGGTATCCGAGACTTAATAAAAACAAAAGTTTATTTTTAA
- a CDS encoding DUF1284 domain-containing protein, producing MFKLRGHHLFCLLGYQGMGYSRDYVENMTQLHQTLRDQPETWIQLIEGPDQLCAKYPNSGEYHCHDQHITARDHVILEKLGLIIGQMIKWKDIEASIRNNVVPSDIQTVCETCSWRSYGVCEEGIQNILEGKGLRKVQ from the coding sequence ATGTTTAAGTTACGTGGACATCATTTATTTTGTCTTTTAGGTTATCAGGGTATGGGCTATTCTCGAGATTATGTTGAAAATATGACACAGTTGCATCAAACGTTGAGAGATCAACCAGAGACGTGGATTCAACTTATTGAAGGGCCTGATCAATTATGTGCAAAGTACCCAAATTCAGGTGAATACCACTGTCATGATCAACATATTACCGCAAGAGATCATGTGATTTTGGAGAAATTAGGACTTATAATCGGACAAATGATAAAATGGAAAGACATTGAAGCATCGATTCGGAATAATGTGGTCCCTTCTGATATCCAAACCGTTTGCGAAACTTGCTCCTGGCGTTCTTATGGGGTTTGTGAAGAAGGGATTCAAAATATTTTAGAGGGTAAAGGCCTAAGAAAAGTTCAATAG
- a CDS encoding N-acetylmuramoyl-L-alanine amidase, with amino-acid sequence MTTIVLDPGHGGSDSGAVNGSSFEKVFNMDIALRAREYLLRNYDVDVIMTRTADSSLSLPTRTNQANQAKADYYCSIHINAGGGTGWESYIYNGAVSEKSVKAQETIHNYVMSQIRPYGIKDRGMKRANFHVLRETNMPSILLENLFIDTTFDLHLLQNKMFLDTLGNAIGEGLARALALPKLTVDVPLYVVIAGSFSTLENAHQRRLFLRNHGIEAFAVATEVNGVTKYRVQSGAFRNRDLAVVRLDVVKKIGINDAFITTR; translated from the coding sequence TTGACTACGATTGTATTAGATCCTGGACATGGTGGAAGTGACTCTGGTGCCGTAAATGGATCCTCTTTTGAAAAAGTATTCAACATGGATATCGCTTTAAGGGCCCGTGAATATTTACTAAGAAATTATGATGTCGATGTAATCATGACGAGAACAGCGGATTCGTCACTTAGTTTGCCTACTAGAACCAATCAGGCTAATCAAGCGAAGGCAGATTATTATTGCTCTATTCATATTAATGCTGGCGGTGGAACAGGTTGGGAGAGTTACATTTACAATGGTGCCGTATCTGAGAAATCCGTTAAAGCTCAAGAGACGATTCACAATTATGTGATGAGCCAAATTCGCCCCTATGGAATTAAAGACCGCGGGATGAAACGAGCAAATTTCCACGTACTTCGTGAAACGAATATGCCTTCTATTTTGTTGGAAAATCTATTTATCGATACCACCTTTGACTTACACCTTCTGCAAAACAAGATGTTCCTAGATACATTGGGGAACGCGATTGGTGAAGGACTGGCTCGAGCATTAGCTCTTCCAAAATTAACTGTAGATGTGCCTCTATATGTCGTAATAGCAGGTAGTTTTTCAACACTAGAAAACGCCCACCAACGGAGACTCTTCTTAAGAAACCATGGAATAGAGGCTTTTGCGGTTGCAACAGAAGTAAATGGAGTTACGAAATATCGGGTACAATCGGGTGCCTTTCGTAACCGAGATCTAGCTGTAGTCAGACTGGACGTTGTTAAAAAGATTGGAATTAATGACGCTTTTATCACTACAAGGTAG
- the ald gene encoding alanine dehydrogenase, with the protein MIIGIPKEIKNNENRVAITPAGVISFVSNGHRVLVEKDAGIGSGFTNDDYLHAGAELIDKAADIWQQSEMILKVKEPLKSEYSFFREGLILFTYLHLAAEPELTKALKEKHVIALAYETIAIGRTLPLLTPMSEVAGRMATQIGAQFLQKTNGGQGILLAGVPGVSRGKVTIIGGGVVGTNAAKMAIGLGADVTIIDVSADRLRQLEDLFGNEIQTLMSNPYNIAAAVKETDLLIGAVLIPGSKAPKLVTEEMVKTMKPGSVIVDVAIDQGGVVETCDHVTTHDSPTFVKHGVVHYSVANMPGAVPRTSTIALTNVTLPYALQVANQGVYQAVMKNSGLKLGVNTANGEITYEAIARDLGYSYVPVEKAFENDRSPK; encoded by the coding sequence ATGATTATCGGGATCCCAAAGGAAATTAAAAATAATGAAAATCGTGTAGCAATCACACCTGCTGGAGTAATTTCCTTTGTAAGTAATGGTCATCGAGTATTAGTGGAAAAGGACGCAGGAATTGGAAGTGGATTTACGAATGATGACTATTTACATGCAGGTGCCGAACTCATTGACAAAGCCGCAGATATATGGCAGCAATCGGAAATGATTTTAAAAGTAAAAGAACCTTTAAAAAGTGAGTATTCTTTTTTCCGTGAAGGTCTTATCCTCTTTACATATCTTCATTTAGCCGCAGAACCCGAACTAACAAAAGCACTTAAGGAAAAACATGTGATCGCCCTTGCGTATGAAACGATTGCCATCGGGCGTACGCTACCACTCTTAACCCCCATGAGCGAAGTGGCCGGACGGATGGCTACGCAAATTGGTGCACAATTTCTTCAAAAAACAAATGGAGGTCAAGGAATTCTCCTTGCTGGTGTTCCCGGTGTAAGTCGCGGGAAAGTAACCATCATTGGTGGCGGTGTTGTTGGAACAAATGCCGCAAAAATGGCCATCGGACTAGGTGCAGATGTGACCATTATTGATGTAAGCGCAGATCGATTACGTCAATTGGAAGATCTGTTTGGAAACGAAATTCAAACGTTAATGTCCAATCCTTATAATATTGCAGCGGCTGTGAAAGAAACAGATTTATTAATTGGCGCTGTTTTAATTCCTGGATCAAAGGCACCTAAGCTTGTGACCGAAGAAATGGTAAAAACGATGAAACCCGGATCGGTGATTGTAGATGTTGCCATCGACCAAGGTGGGGTAGTTGAGACATGTGACCATGTTACAACCCATGACAGCCCTACATTCGTTAAACATGGCGTTGTTCATTATTCCGTTGCTAACATGCCCGGAGCTGTTCCAAGGACATCAACCATTGCGTTAACCAATGTCACCCTTCCATATGCTTTACAGGTTGCCAACCAAGGAGTCTACCAGGCTGTGATGAAAAACAGCGGGTTAAAGCTTGGGGTTAACACCGCAAATGGAGAAATTACTTATGAAGCAATAGCTCGAGATCTAGGGTATTCATATGTCCCTGTTGAAAAAGCATTTGAAAATGATCGTTCTCCAAAATAA
- a CDS encoding helix-turn-helix domain-containing protein, whose translation MSQPTICPKFEKAISLISQRWTALVIYQLLSGPMRFSEIVSSIGISGKVLSDRLKELEHLGIVKRKVIPETPVIIEYSLTEKGLSIEPILRTIENWSQTWVELESERAKNE comes from the coding sequence GTGAGTCAACCAACAATATGTCCAAAGTTCGAAAAGGCTATTTCGCTTATAAGTCAAAGATGGACGGCCCTTGTGATTTATCAATTATTATCGGGTCCAATGCGATTTAGCGAAATTGTATCATCAATCGGAATAAGCGGAAAAGTATTATCCGATCGTTTAAAAGAGTTAGAGCATCTTGGAATTGTGAAACGGAAAGTAATTCCTGAAACACCCGTTATCATAGAGTACTCTTTAACAGAAAAAGGCCTTTCAATTGAACCTATTCTTAGAACCATTGAAAATTGGTCTCAAACCTGGGTTGAGTTGGAATCGGAAAGGGCGAAAAATGAATAA